The following coding sequences are from one Hyalangium gracile window:
- a CDS encoding tetratricopeptide repeat protein has translation MVLVEVALVDVDRDPMPPTPAGLRSDAVDGLYDGAAMALSLYELFDVRDPRRSFHFQVGQIDGAPLDGSLTVEGRSLGLAALIATWSLLSGRAVRTGQVFTGVLGRPSQGMALRKVQEVASKVQEVEAAGALLVGPRANAEELSPSRSVLLVEEAPQALRAAFGDDWNDPAQRRVRSQDIKAVAQRLEQDYLMGFGGWAQLADRFERFANWPEQIPSVRSRALARAGACWTHINEIEQAHRCLQAAAALVENPRLRHDDVLVIHNHLAVFYRDTYQFEEGLQELATALKSGGDRNSDEFVNVESTRGQILSCQGRPEEGLSQLRRARDHYDENQDVGCGRNHTYVVDALMRAGRLKEAREEHALGTRHNAEKNAHVSGAQSLNRAFLDYALWNGELRALRGEGGSAPWERLEQQLQASPVSESLLDWPRIGLERVRGAVRLRRLPGRVERDEVRRAALGGIRQGHPLFAWHRGLVSVEAALSELERQGDPVLARQWLEEGLRWVPPFDSARRFFAPYLERIQQATDPHALLLAIKALLDAEQY, from the coding sequence TTGGTCCTCGTCGAGGTGGCCCTGGTCGACGTCGACCGGGATCCGATGCCTCCAACTCCTGCGGGGCTGCGAAGCGACGCCGTGGATGGCCTCTATGACGGGGCTGCGATGGCGCTATCCCTCTACGAGCTGTTCGATGTTCGCGATCCCCGGAGATCGTTCCATTTCCAGGTGGGACAGATCGATGGGGCGCCGTTGGATGGCTCGCTGACCGTAGAGGGGAGATCGCTTGGGTTGGCGGCGCTCATCGCGACGTGGTCTCTGCTCTCGGGGCGAGCCGTTCGAACGGGGCAGGTCTTCACGGGCGTCCTGGGTCGTCCCAGCCAAGGAATGGCACTTCGGAAGGTGCAGGAGGTCGCGAGCAAGGTACAGGAGGTGGAGGCTGCGGGGGCCCTTCTCGTCGGGCCTCGTGCGAACGCGGAAGAGCTCTCTCCCAGCAGGAGTGTGCTCCTGGTGGAGGAGGCGCCGCAGGCCCTGCGGGCTGCCTTCGGCGATGACTGGAATGATCCGGCGCAACGCCGCGTGCGGAGCCAGGACATCAAAGCGGTCGCCCAGCGCCTGGAGCAGGACTATCTGATGGGGTTTGGAGGATGGGCCCAACTCGCGGATCGTTTCGAGAGATTCGCGAACTGGCCCGAGCAGATTCCCTCTGTACGAAGCAGAGCTCTGGCACGGGCCGGAGCTTGCTGGACCCATATCAATGAGATCGAGCAGGCTCACAGGTGTCTGCAGGCGGCGGCGGCACTGGTCGAAAACCCCCGATTGCGCCACGATGATGTGCTGGTCATCCACAATCACTTGGCGGTCTTCTATCGGGATACGTACCAGTTCGAGGAGGGGCTCCAGGAACTCGCCACCGCCCTAAAGTCAGGGGGCGACCGCAACTCGGACGAGTTCGTGAACGTGGAGAGCACCCGGGGGCAGATTCTCTCCTGCCAGGGCCGTCCGGAGGAGGGACTGAGCCAACTGCGCCGGGCGCGTGACCATTACGATGAAAACCAGGACGTCGGCTGCGGCCGGAACCACACCTACGTCGTCGACGCGCTGATGAGGGCAGGCCGGTTGAAGGAGGCCCGTGAGGAGCATGCGCTGGGAACGCGGCACAACGCCGAGAAGAATGCGCACGTTTCGGGGGCGCAGTCTCTGAACCGGGCCTTCCTGGACTACGCGCTCTGGAATGGCGAACTCCGAGCTCTGCGCGGGGAGGGTGGTTCAGCTCCATGGGAGCGGTTGGAACAGCAGCTCCAAGCCTCGCCGGTGTCCGAGAGCCTTCTCGACTGGCCCCGGATCGGGCTTGAGCGTGTGCGGGGTGCGGTGCGGCTCCGCCGGCTTCCAGGCCGCGTGGAGCGGGATGAGGTCCGGAGGGCTGCCTTGGGAGGTATCCGGCAGGGGCATCCGCTCTTTGCTTGGCACCGAGGGCTGGTTTCGGTGGAGGCCGCCTTGAGCGAACTGGAGCGCCAAGGGGATCCCGTGCTCGCTCGGCAGTGGTTGGAGGAGGGACTGCGTTGGGTGCCCCCGTTCGACAGTGCCCGGCGTTTCTTCGCACCCTACCTGGAGCGCATCCAGCAGGCGACAGATCCGCACGCGCTCCTCCTGGCCATCAAGGCGCTGCTCGACGCTGAGCAGTACTAG